In a single window of the Nisaea sp. genome:
- a CDS encoding ABC transporter ATP-binding protein — translation MSVMRVEGYNAFYGRSQALRDFSIELRGGEVLCLLGRNGAGKTTALKAIMGTVKPASGALWLDDVNLFGRPAEEIPRAGIGYVPQGRRLFSELTVWENLEIGLLTREQGREGLDYALELFPVLKERMKQRSGTLSGGEQTMLAMARAMCITPSVIMLDEPTEGLMPSAIAGIRDAVMKLRDSGVAVLLVEQRVDAVLPIADRVAFMDHGEIKAEFPIDEVRENTALLHQYVGVGH, via the coding sequence ATGAGTGTGATGCGGGTCGAGGGCTATAACGCCTTCTACGGGCGCAGCCAGGCGCTGCGGGATTTCAGTATCGAGCTGCGTGGCGGCGAGGTCCTTTGTCTTCTCGGGCGGAATGGTGCCGGCAAGACGACCGCGCTGAAAGCGATCATGGGCACGGTAAAGCCCGCTTCAGGCGCACTCTGGCTCGACGATGTGAATCTGTTCGGCCGGCCGGCTGAGGAAATCCCCAGAGCGGGCATCGGCTACGTGCCGCAGGGGCGCCGGCTGTTCTCGGAGCTGACGGTCTGGGAAAACCTGGAAATCGGCCTGCTCACACGCGAGCAGGGGCGGGAAGGCCTCGACTACGCGCTGGAGCTTTTCCCGGTCCTGAAAGAGCGTATGAAGCAGCGCTCCGGCACCTTGTCCGGTGGCGAGCAGACCATGCTCGCCATGGCGCGGGCCATGTGTATCACCCCGTCTGTGATCATGCTGGACGAGCCGACCGAGGGACTGATGCCGTCCGCCATCGCGGGGATCCGCGATGCGGTAATGAAACTCCGGGATTCAGGTGTTGCCGTCCTGCTGGTGGAGCAGCGTGTCGATGCTGTGCTGCCGATCGCGGATCGTGTGGCCTTCATGGACCATGGAGAGATCAAGGCCGAGTTCCCGATTGACGAAGTACGGGAAAATACCGCGCTGTTGCATCAGTATGTGGGGGTTGGTCATTAG
- a CDS encoding ABC transporter ATP-binding protein, with protein sequence MAFLELRNISKSHGIGNSRTSVLEDVNLTVEEGEFVAILGFSGSGKTTLISAIAGLIEVDKGEILLKGAPVTGPGPDRGVVFQSYSLMPWLTVQGNIALAVDEIFSGESKVQRRKRVEAAIAMVGLSHAAERRPSELSGGMRQRVAVARALATSPEILLLDEPLSALDALTRAKLQDEIEQIWSRDRKTVILITNDVDEALLLADRVIPLTTGPGATLGPDFKVDVPRPRERSAMNDNERFKRLRAEITQYLMDIGASAADTADEGISLPQVVPITRKDSPPKVYLDSAKSPISDGYVEFSAVRKVYPTPKGPLTVVDGFDIKLKQGEFISLIGHSGCGKSTVLSMVAGLTDISGGGIILDGHEVSGAGPDRGVVFQAPSLMPWLTARQNVELGVERVYPHASEAERRDIVEYYLTRVGLADAMDRSAKDLSNGMKQRVGIARAFALSPKLLLLDEPFGMLDSLTRWDLQEVLMEVWSRTQVTSICVTHDVDEAILLADKVVMMTNGPNARIGEIMEVDLPRPRSRRALLEHPDYYRYRQKVLQFLADYEGGATPKKKETPITAPDPVTETKTKAEDEAA encoded by the coding sequence ATGGCATTTCTCGAACTCCGAAACATTTCCAAGTCCCACGGGATCGGTAACAGCCGGACGTCGGTGCTGGAGGATGTGAATCTGACGGTGGAGGAGGGCGAGTTTGTCGCCATCCTGGGGTTCTCCGGTTCCGGAAAGACGACCCTGATTTCCGCGATTGCAGGCCTGATCGAGGTTGATAAAGGCGAGATTCTGCTCAAGGGCGCGCCGGTCACAGGGCCGGGGCCCGACCGGGGCGTTGTGTTCCAGAGCTACTCGCTGATGCCCTGGCTCACCGTTCAGGGCAACATCGCGCTTGCCGTAGACGAGATTTTCTCCGGTGAAAGCAAAGTCCAGCGGCGAAAGCGCGTTGAGGCGGCAATTGCCATGGTTGGTCTCAGCCATGCCGCCGAGCGGCGGCCGTCCGAGTTGTCCGGCGGGATGCGGCAGCGTGTGGCGGTGGCCCGAGCCCTGGCGACGAGCCCCGAGATTCTTCTACTGGATGAGCCGCTTTCCGCGCTCGATGCCCTGACGCGGGCAAAGCTGCAGGACGAGATCGAACAGATCTGGAGCCGCGACCGCAAGACGGTGATCCTGATCACCAACGACGTGGATGAAGCCCTGTTGCTCGCCGACCGGGTGATCCCACTGACGACCGGTCCGGGCGCCACGCTCGGCCCCGACTTCAAGGTGGATGTTCCGCGCCCGCGCGAACGGTCCGCGATGAACGACAACGAGCGCTTCAAGCGGTTGCGAGCGGAGATTACCCAGTATCTGATGGATATTGGCGCCAGTGCCGCCGATACCGCGGACGAAGGCATATCGCTGCCGCAAGTGGTTCCGATCACCCGGAAAGATTCCCCGCCGAAGGTTTATCTGGATAGTGCAAAGTCCCCGATCAGCGACGGGTATGTGGAGTTTTCGGCTGTCCGCAAGGTCTATCCGACCCCGAAAGGGCCGCTGACGGTCGTCGACGGGTTCGATATCAAGCTGAAACAGGGCGAATTCATTTCGCTGATCGGCCATTCCGGGTGTGGCAAGTCCACTGTGCTGTCGATGGTCGCCGGTCTGACCGATATCAGCGGCGGCGGAATCATTCTCGATGGGCATGAGGTTTCCGGCGCAGGGCCGGATCGCGGCGTGGTGTTTCAGGCGCCTTCGCTGATGCCTTGGCTGACGGCGCGTCAGAATGTCGAGCTCGGGGTCGAGCGGGTCTACCCGCATGCTTCCGAAGCTGAGCGTCGCGATATCGTCGAATACTACCTGACCCGCGTCGGCCTTGCCGATGCCATGGACCGCTCGGCGAAGGATCTTTCCAATGGCATGAAGCAGCGCGTCGGCATTGCCCGGGCGTTTGCCCTGTCTCCCAAGCTGCTGCTGCTGGACGAGCCGTTCGGCATGTTGGACAGCCTGACGCGGTGGGATCTCCAGGAAGTCCTGATGGAGGTCTGGAGCCGTACCCAGGTGACCTCGATCTGCGTCACCCACGATGTCGATGAAGCCATCCTGCTGGCTGACAAGGTGGTGATGATGACGAACGGGCCGAATGCTCGCATCGGCGAGATCATGGAGGTCGATCTGCCGCGCCCGCGTAGCCGCCGCGCGTTGCTGGAACATCCCGATTACTACCGCTACCGCCAGAAGGTTCTCCAGTTCCTCGCGGATTACGAAGGCGGAGCGACCCCGAAGAAAAAGGAAACGCCCATTACGGCGCCGGACCCGGTGACGGAAACAAAGACGAAGGCTGAGGACGAAGCGGCTTGA
- a CDS encoding ABC transporter permease, with protein sequence MTATDAMQLPDEATEKARAARRDRLFARIARLDPYLNLVALGWISPLLKIAAGDNPSVQLGELWRSLGLPALGIGLFLALWAMTAPMVQTSLGTVPGPAGVWEQVESLYADHVREREKEDAFYLRQDKRNEKLIAAGKADKVKHRNYTGQPTYLDQIGTSLVTVALGFGIATLFAVPIGVICGLSRSATAALNPLIQIFKPVSPLAWLPIVTMIVSALSTTNSEMFPKSFIISAVTVTLCSLWPTLINTALGVASIEKDLINVGRVLNLSWSVKVIKLVLPSAMPLIFTGLRLSLGVGWMVLIAAEMLAQNPGLGKFVWDEFQNGSSQSLAKIMVAVFTIGIIGFLLDRVMMALQTMFSFAETR encoded by the coding sequence ATGACCGCAACAGATGCGATGCAGCTCCCCGATGAAGCCACGGAGAAAGCCCGCGCCGCACGCCGTGACCGGCTCTTTGCACGGATTGCCCGGCTGGACCCGTATCTCAATCTTGTCGCGCTTGGCTGGATTTCGCCGCTGCTGAAGATTGCTGCCGGAGACAATCCGTCCGTGCAGCTTGGAGAGCTCTGGCGCAGCCTCGGGCTGCCGGCGCTGGGTATCGGGCTGTTCCTGGCTCTCTGGGCGATGACGGCGCCGATGGTGCAGACATCTCTTGGCACGGTTCCGGGTCCGGCGGGTGTCTGGGAGCAGGTGGAAAGCCTCTATGCCGACCATGTGCGTGAGCGGGAGAAGGAGGACGCCTTCTATCTCCGCCAGGACAAACGCAACGAGAAGCTGATTGCCGCCGGCAAGGCGGACAAGGTCAAGCACCGCAACTACACGGGCCAGCCGACCTATCTCGACCAGATCGGCACGTCGCTGGTGACTGTCGCGCTCGGGTTCGGCATCGCCACATTGTTTGCTGTGCCCATCGGGGTTATCTGCGGCCTGTCACGCTCGGCCACGGCGGCGCTCAATCCGCTGATCCAGATCTTCAAGCCAGTCAGCCCGCTCGCCTGGCTGCCGATTGTCACGATGATCGTCTCGGCTCTGTCGACGACCAACAGCGAGATGTTTCCCAAGAGCTTCATCATCTCCGCCGTCACGGTCACGCTGTGCTCTCTGTGGCCGACGCTGATCAACACAGCGCTTGGGGTCGCCAGCATCGAGAAGGACCTGATCAATGTCGGCCGGGTGCTGAACCTGTCCTGGTCGGTCAAGGTCATCAAACTGGTGCTGCCGTCCGCCATGCCGCTGATCTTCACCGGGCTGCGTCTTTCGCTCGGCGTCGGATGGATGGTGCTGATCGCGGCCGAGATGCTGGCGCAAAACCCGGGGCTCGGAAAGTTCGTCTGGGACGAATTCCAGAACGGCTCCTCCCAGTCCCTTGCCAAGATCATGGTCGCGGTTTTCACCATCGGCATCATCGGCTTCCTTCTCGACCGGGTGATGATGGCGCTGCAGACCATGTTCTCCTTCGCGGAAACCCGGTGA
- a CDS encoding CmpA/NrtA family ABC transporter substrate-binding protein, producing MTEIRIGFIPLVDAAPLVALKELGFAREEGIEVLLHREISWSNIRDKLAVGLYDGSHLLAPMALATNLGLAGPPADLIVPYVLNLNGDVLCATSAFLDAVGLPPDAGAPDIAARIRAGTLGRTVTFGVPFFFSTHHFLLRYWLASEGIDPDRDVRIEVIPPPLMPEAIGNGVIDGMMVGEPWGSVAIDRGEASIFLSATEIWAGTPEKVFGMRRSWAEAHEGAVQGLLRALYRASTWVQDPNNRVTLSELLAREAYLDVSAEVIERALSGELTRTPQGIQGKTERFMVFQDGASSFPWLSQALWLLTEMERWGFVSVTPEMQRAVRNTMAPNLYREALTPLGIAIPSANSKVEGALHESTPAASARGRLFLGPDAFCDGAVFDPAPSE from the coding sequence ATGACCGAGATTCGGATTGGATTTATCCCGCTGGTCGACGCGGCGCCGCTGGTCGCCCTTAAGGAGCTTGGGTTCGCCCGGGAGGAGGGCATCGAGGTCTTGCTTCACCGCGAAATCTCCTGGTCCAATATCCGCGACAAGCTGGCGGTCGGGCTCTATGACGGGTCACACCTGCTGGCCCCGATGGCGCTGGCGACGAACCTCGGTCTGGCGGGCCCGCCGGCCGATCTGATCGTGCCCTATGTGCTTAATCTCAATGGCGATGTTCTCTGCGCAACGTCGGCTTTTCTCGATGCCGTGGGGCTGCCGCCCGACGCGGGCGCGCCGGACATCGCGGCCCGTATTCGCGCGGGTACCTTGGGCCGGACCGTGACATTCGGGGTGCCGTTTTTCTTTTCCACGCATCATTTCCTGCTGCGTTATTGGCTTGCGTCCGAAGGCATAGATCCTGATCGGGACGTCAGGATCGAGGTTATTCCGCCGCCGCTGATGCCGGAGGCGATCGGCAACGGGGTGATCGACGGGATGATGGTCGGGGAGCCCTGGGGGTCTGTCGCGATCGACCGGGGGGAGGCGTCGATTTTCCTGTCCGCGACCGAGATCTGGGCCGGAACGCCGGAAAAGGTTTTCGGCATGCGCAGAAGCTGGGCGGAGGCGCATGAGGGGGCTGTGCAGGGCCTGCTGCGCGCGCTTTACCGCGCCTCCACATGGGTGCAGGACCCGAATAACAGGGTGACGCTCTCCGAGCTGCTGGCCAGGGAAGCTTATCTCGATGTCTCGGCGGAAGTGATCGAGAGGGCGCTCTCCGGCGAGCTCACCAGGACTCCGCAGGGAATACAGGGAAAAACAGAGCGTTTCATGGTGTTCCAGGACGGGGCGTCGAGTTTCCCGTGGCTGTCCCAGGCACTCTGGCTGCTGACGGAGATGGAACGCTGGGGCTTTGTCTCCGTGACGCCGGAAATGCAGCGGGCGGTCCGCAATACCATGGCGCCGAACCTCTATCGTGAGGCCCTGACGCCACTTGGCATTGCGATCCCGAGCGCGAACTCGAAAGTCGAGGGAGCGCTGCATGAATCGACGCCGGCGGCCTCCGCACGTGGCCGCCTGTTTCTCGGCCCGGATGCCTTCTGCGACGGGGCTGTTTTCGACCCGGCGCCGAGTGAATGA
- a CDS encoding ANTAR domain-containing response regulator: MKIVVIDLQNERAGLIKEALAEAGFPDVVVVAETDRLLERLGELDPDAVLIDLEAPSRDMLEQMFEVSRQVKRPVAMFVDDSGESSIAAAVEAGVGAYVVNGLAKARIKPVMDLAISRYNAFTRLQTELDTAKAALAERKLIDRAKGILMKMRGIEEEDAYKLLRKTAMNQNRKIAEIAESIVTTAELFHQ, translated from the coding sequence ATGAAGATCGTTGTCATTGATCTGCAGAACGAGCGTGCCGGCCTGATCAAGGAGGCACTTGCGGAGGCCGGGTTTCCTGATGTTGTGGTCGTCGCCGAGACGGACCGGTTGCTGGAGCGGCTGGGCGAGCTTGATCCCGACGCGGTGTTGATTGATCTCGAGGCGCCGAGCCGGGACATGCTGGAGCAGATGTTCGAGGTCTCGCGCCAGGTCAAACGCCCCGTTGCCATGTTCGTCGACGATAGCGGCGAGAGCTCGATTGCGGCAGCGGTCGAGGCCGGGGTTGGCGCCTATGTCGTGAACGGTCTTGCCAAGGCGCGGATCAAGCCTGTCATGGATCTGGCCATCAGCCGCTACAACGCCTTCACCCGGCTGCAAACTGAGCTGGACACCGCCAAGGCCGCCCTTGCCGAGCGCAAGCTGATCGACCGCGCGAAGGGCATCTTGATGAAGATGCGGGGGATTGAGGAAGAGGATGCCTACAAGCTGCTGCGCAAAACGGCGATGAATCAGAACCGGAAGATCGCGGAGATCGCGGAAAGTATCGTCACCACCGCGGAGCTCTTTCATCAATGA
- a CDS encoding CmpA/NrtA family ABC transporter substrate-binding protein — MQLVRGLRMLSAALVCAAALAGPASAEMLDVEKDELKFGFIKLTDMAPLAIAYEKGYFEDEGLFVSLEPQANWKVLLDRVITGELDGAHMLAGQPLAATIGFGTEAHIITPFSMDLNGNGITVSNEVWEQMLPHIPKGADGKPVHPIKADALKPVVEQYKAEGKPFNMGMVFPVSTHNYELRYWLAAGGIHPGFYSKENISGQILGDALLSVTPPPQMPATLEAGTIYGYCVGEPWNQQAVFKGIGVPVITDYEIWKNNPEKVFGITAGFAEKYPNTTLAMTKALIRAAKWLDENDNANRMEAVEILSRSEYVGADKEVIANSMTGTFEYEKGDKRSVPDFNVFYRYFATYPFYSDAVWYLTQMRRWGQITEAKTDAWYDEVARKVYRPDLYLKAAKMLVEEGYVAQADFPWETDGYRAPQSEFIDDKTFDGRTPNAYLEQFPIGLKGKEIVTGNQVAGG; from the coding sequence ATGCAACTCGTTCGTGGATTGAGAATGCTATCGGCCGCGCTGGTCTGCGCCGCCGCCCTGGCCGGACCGGCCAGTGCCGAAATGCTCGACGTTGAAAAAGACGAGCTGAAGTTCGGCTTCATCAAACTGACGGATATGGCCCCGCTCGCGATCGCCTACGAAAAGGGTTATTTCGAGGATGAAGGGCTGTTCGTCAGTCTGGAGCCGCAAGCGAACTGGAAAGTGCTGCTGGACCGGGTGATCACCGGTGAGCTCGACGGTGCCCATATGCTGGCTGGCCAGCCGCTTGCCGCAACCATCGGGTTTGGCACCGAGGCCCATATCATCACGCCATTTTCCATGGACCTGAACGGCAACGGCATCACCGTTTCCAACGAGGTCTGGGAGCAGATGCTGCCGCATATTCCTAAAGGCGCGGACGGCAAACCGGTTCACCCGATCAAGGCGGACGCCCTGAAGCCGGTGGTCGAGCAGTACAAGGCCGAAGGCAAGCCCTTCAACATGGGCATGGTGTTCCCGGTCTCGACCCATAATTACGAGCTGCGCTACTGGCTCGCCGCAGGCGGTATTCATCCGGGTTTCTACAGCAAGGAGAATATCTCCGGGCAGATCCTGGGCGACGCGCTGCTCTCCGTGACGCCCCCGCCGCAGATGCCCGCCACCCTCGAAGCCGGGACCATCTATGGCTATTGCGTGGGAGAGCCGTGGAACCAGCAGGCTGTGTTCAAGGGTATCGGGGTGCCGGTGATTACCGACTACGAGATCTGGAAGAACAATCCGGAGAAGGTCTTCGGTATCACTGCCGGGTTCGCCGAGAAATACCCGAACACCACGCTGGCCATGACCAAGGCGCTGATCCGTGCCGCCAAGTGGCTGGATGAGAACGACAATGCCAACCGCATGGAAGCTGTCGAGATCCTGTCCCGTTCCGAATATGTCGGCGCGGACAAGGAAGTCATCGCCAACTCCATGACCGGCACCTTCGAATACGAGAAGGGCGACAAGCGTTCGGTTCCGGATTTCAACGTCTTCTACCGCTATTTCGCGACCTACCCCTTCTATTCTGACGCGGTCTGGTACCTGACCCAGATGCGCCGCTGGGGCCAGATCACGGAAGCCAAGACTGACGCCTGGTACGACGAGGTCGCGCGCAAGGTGTATCGCCCGGATCTCTATCTGAAGGCCGCGAAGATGCTTGTCGAGGAAGGCTATGTGGCCCAGGCCGACTTCCCTTGGGAGACGGACGGATACCGCGCGCCGCAGTCCGAGTTCATCGACGACAAGACCTTCGATGGCCGTACGCCGAACGCCTATCTGGAGCAGTTCCCGATCGGCCTGAAGGGCAAGGAAATCGTCACCGGCAACCAGGTTGCCGGAGGCTGA